A stretch of the Candidatus Methylomirabilis sp. genome encodes the following:
- a CDS encoding OmpA family protein — protein sequence MMIRSSIRALVLLLGVGVLMAGCVAKSTFEAKEQEAAQTMSALEAARAAGRSLAAELEAAKEERTALQRDQEATRAMLQASNRRVGELEQGVANHEAEIGRLQKVTTEKEQEIARLRNTYDSLVKDLKKEIEAGEIKVTQFRDLLTVNLVEKILFDSGRAEIKPRGLEILQRVGDILKGVEDKVVRIEGHTDNVPIGAALRSRFPTNWELSTARATVVARFLQDKVGLDPGRLSATGYGEHQPVAPNDNDEGRTQNRRIEIILAPLPPATAGGG from the coding sequence ATGATGATCCGTTCATCCATTCGAGCACTGGTGCTGCTCCTGGGGGTGGGGGTGCTGATGGCCGGCTGTGTGGCCAAGTCCACCTTCGAGGCCAAGGAGCAGGAGGCGGCCCAGACCATGAGCGCGCTGGAGGCGGCGCGCGCCGCCGGCCGCAGCCTCGCCGCGGAGTTGGAGGCGGCGAAGGAGGAGCGGACCGCCTTGCAGCGGGACCAGGAGGCGACCCGCGCGATGCTCCAGGCCTCGAACAGGCGCGTCGGGGAGTTGGAGCAGGGCGTCGCGAACCACGAGGCGGAGATCGGCCGCCTGCAGAAGGTGACCACGGAGAAAGAGCAGGAAATCGCCCGCCTGCGCAACACCTACGACAGCCTGGTGAAGGACTTGAAGAAGGAGATCGAAGCGGGCGAGATCAAGGTCACCCAGTTCCGCGACCTGCTGACGGTGAACCTGGTAGAGAAGATCCTCTTCGACTCGGGGCGGGCGGAGATCAAGCCCCGGGGGCTCGAGATCCTGCAGCGGGTCGGGGACATCCTGAAGGGGGTCGAAGATAAGGTGGTCCGGATCGAGGGGCATACCGACAACGTGCCCATCGGGGCCGCCCTGAGGAGCCGCTTCCCGACCAACTGGGAACTCTCCACCGCGCGGGCCACGGTGGTCGCCCGCTTCCTCCAGGACAAGGTGGGACTCGACCCGGGCCGCCTGTCGGCCACGGGCTACGGCGAGCACCAGCCGGTCGCCCCCAACGACAACGACGAAGGGCGGACCCAGAACCGGCGCATCGAGATCATCCTG